Proteins from a single region of Bacteroidales bacterium:
- a CDS encoding response regulator transcription factor, which produces MDDIILKTVIIDDEQDAVKAIELIVSEYCPNIKIVGKASSAAEGIKEITGKKPDLVFLDIEMPHMNGFQLLESISDKKFEVIFITAYNHYAIKAFKVCAIDYILKPINIVELVNSVNKVVQLYEKQIVRDDKYELLLKNLKFIQKKRIALPTGDGTEFIDAENIIKIEAEGSYSKVYFVDRKAILVSKNLKEIETIIDDISFFRPHKSYIINLSHVKKYNLQIGGEIELIDGTKVIISRRKRDDFIKIVTAFIK; this is translated from the coding sequence ATGGATGATATAATTCTAAAAACAGTAATTATAGACGATGAACAGGATGCTGTAAAAGCAATAGAATTGATTGTTAGTGAATATTGTCCGAATATTAAAATTGTTGGAAAAGCAAGTTCCGCGGCTGAAGGTATTAAGGAAATTACCGGTAAAAAACCCGATCTTGTATTTCTTGATATTGAAATGCCTCACATGAATGGATTCCAATTATTGGAAAGTATCTCTGACAAGAAGTTTGAGGTTATATTTATTACTGCATATAATCATTATGCAATAAAAGCATTTAAAGTTTGTGCAATTGATTATATTTTAAAACCAATTAATATTGTTGAATTAGTTAATTCAGTGAACAAAGTTGTTCAACTTTACGAAAAACAAATTGTTCGTGATGATAAGTATGAATTACTTTTAAAAAATCTTAAATTTATCCAAAAAAAAAGAATAGCTTTACCTACAGGTGATGGAACAGAATTCATTGATGCTGAAAATATTATCAAAATAGAAGCCGAAGGAAGCTATTCTAAAGTTTATTTTGTTGACCGCAAAGCTATTTTAGTTTCAAAAAACCTGAAAGAAATAGAAACTATAATAGATGACATTTCTTTTTTCAGACCTCATAAGTCATATATTATTAATCTTTCTCATGTAAAAAAATACAATTTACAAATTGGTGGGGAAATTGAATTGATTGATGGTACAAAAGTGATTATTTCAAGGCGAAAAAGAGATGATTTTATAAAAATAGTAACTGCATTTATAAAATAA